The nucleotide window TAGGAaggaatcaaatcatattagtctCCCCTACCAAATAATTTTAATCCCTCAAAACTCCTTGGGGCATGGGGCGGAGCTACAGTCCAGGTGTCGGTCATGGGTAGGAAAGATCAACATCTAGTCCGAGGGACCTCTGACTTTTTGTCCCATCAGCAAATAGCACCAAATCTTGGGTCCACTTCAAGAGAGATAGTACATATGGGTTCACTTCAAGAGGGAAGGGAGGTACCTCGTGTGAGAAACGGGTGTGGAAAGCAAGTGCAGCATATGGGTTCTCCGTCATGGCTGTTGCTTGTCAAACAAACGCCTCTTTAAGAACAGCGCAATATCCTCAACCTTGTTAAGGTGGAAAAGAGCAAGGCAAGCCGAGAAGCACACTACTGCAGAAACTGCTACGAGGACGGCAACATGCATGGCCGTCTTCCCGGTGAGTGAGGTTCCCCGTAACCTCCCTTCCTTGGGATGGCAGTTTGGGATTTGGCCTCGTTCTGACATTAGAACGGGGGAAGCGtcgtgctcttcttcttcttcttcttcttcttcttcttcttcttcttgatcaCCATCTTTATTTCTCCTCCCTGTATCCTGGAATACAAATATTGTGTTACTTCGTAGCAAGGTCAGCGGCTGCAGTATTTGAATAATAAAATGGAAAGTTCAATGAGTGCTCAGCTAAAAATTAGACAGTATCCTTTGTCTTAGTAAATAAAAATGACACAAGTAATGTAATATTACAAATTTAACAAACAAATGAAACAACTAGGAGAGATGGTCGAGCAAAGATGGCTGGGAAATTTAATTTACTTACTTGATTTCCATAAAGCACATTATTTTTCCTGTCAGAGTCTCGGTAGCTTTGTGAAAAATCAGAGCGACAGCTTGAGTTCTCTGAACCCAATTCCAATCTCATATGATATATTCTCCTCTGAGAAAGAATTTCCCTTGCCTGGTTCATATAATTCAGGAAAAGACACCAATCATCATCCCAAGTGTCATTTGCGTTGCATTTTAAGCTCGGCAAATTTATCCCATCTAAGTAGTGTAGTACAACTTCCAGAAGATTAAAAGACTCCATCTGTAGTAGGAATTTCGATAGTCTCATTAGCCTCCATATGTTTGTTGAACTCAGGAGCTCTTCTCTTTTCTCTAAGACAGGATTTCGAAGGACCCATGCAAAGTCCAAAAGTAGTGCTGAGATACCAGTTTGTTTCGAGACAAAAGACTTGCAGGAACGTGAAGTGGCATCAACATCTGTCGTCCTGTAAATATCATCTAAACAGCAATCGTCACAAATTTTTCTGTATATTTTCTCAAACTCTGAACATATAAGTTTGTTCCCGAAAAGGATAGGGACAAAGTTTGAAATTCCTAATTTGTTCTCCACCTACAAAAGATAAGTTTTGCAATTTAGGGAGAAGATATTTGGTAGTATCAACAACATACCGAGAGGATACGAGCATCCAACTCGAACAACATTTCAGCCATTGTATTGCAAATTAAATTTATTGTTCGTACAGAATAAATTTTTAGTAAATGTCTAATCACAGATAATACATAAAATTACAGTGTATAGTCATGTAATTATGAACAGGAAGACAAAATACTAATATCTGCTAATAGATACTGGACTATATCCACCAATATAAATTAGGTCCGTTGATGCAACAGGACTATAAGGTATAACATATGCACAAAAGCGTGAAGATATACAGAGCAACTTCAAGTTGACATTCGATAAAACAAAAAGGAACATTTTACCATGAGTGAATCAGAAAACCTTGAAAATACGAACCTCAATAAATGCAGGTCCAAATATATCAGAATCCGTCTGAGGTATATTTATCCTGAACATCTGATGTTCACAATGGCAAAGAGAATCCATGTCATTTACTTTGCATGGTGTGATCTCCTCTTGATACAACCCCAGATATTTTCCTGCAAAAGACACAAAAAACCTGCGACAAAAAGTATTAATTTCGTGTGATTTCTACACAATTAAATGAATTGAAACTTCGAAACACTCACCAGTAACTGGATACAAATCAAAGGAACTAGGCGAGTAACATTATTAAGTTTTTCATTCAAGAGATAGTGAATAACAACATCACTAATTCTAGCACGCAATCTTacaatagaaaatgcaaactaacAGATGTCATCGCCGGTGATGTTATTTCTAAATTTTTGaagtaaaaaaatcataaaaaattgaaATTCAAGATAACTACTGTGATCAATAAGAACCATCAAACTGCTAGAGAACCTTGTTTAATGGTGTCTCAAATCCTAAGAATATTAAGCAAAAAAATCATTCTACTCCAGATCACTGCTTGTTAATAGTTCTATCAGATTGACGAGAAGTACCAATATCAAGATGTGTACAAATCATACAAAGCAAGAGCTGCTGCTCCTGAGTCCTAATATATCAATGatatcaacaacaacaaagttgCAATGTCCCAACTCTTTGGGTTCGGCTGCATGGATACTTTGCTGCCATTGCACTGATATCTAATAATATTAGAGAAGAAAAAacaactgcaaaaaaaaaaatgcaagtaTCTAGAACATCAACAAGAACAATATGTTGATGCAAGTGCAAAGTCATACTTATTATGCAACAAAAAGGTCACACATATTAGTAGCCATTTACCTAAACTTGGGCTGGTTAATATTGCTGCCGCAGGCAATAAACTCCACTGGTTGGCCAGCCTCAAAAAAGGTAGGATAAACATAATGGAGCCTCGGAACTTGCACCTCCATCCTGGTGCTCATCAATGAAGTTTGATCTAAATTCATGGagcaaaaagtctcaaaaattaTGAAACTCAATGCCTACTTAAATACCAATTTTGATCATTGAGCAAATATAACTGGTCTAAATCCACAAAAATAAGTGGTCTAAAATCACAAATATAAAAGAGCCAAAATCACGTTCTTTTTCATTTGCTCCCGTAGACTGCCACTTGCACACCTGTGCTGGCACCAGGTTCAAAAACTAGTTGGACTAGTACATACCAACAGATATTTATTGGTCCAACTAGCAACCAGCACCAACCGCCTTGTATAGTCAGAAATTGAATTTTGTTAGTTTTTTAATATGAAGCTGTTGACAGACAACTGTTTACTATCAAAATAgccatcctctcctcctcctcccctcttctctctttcttgtgGGCTCTCATTGGTCAGAAACCTGATTCCTAATAGTTAGAATTTCAAGAGAATATGTATCAAATTGGACTCTCATTGACCCTCTTAGTTCATCACTAAAACTTAAAATTACAACGAAAATCATCCAACAATAATAGGAAAATATTCAATACATCACTCTGTCACAATTAACACAAACTTATATAAGACCTAACTTGAATCTGTCCTATTTCACATGTGCCCCTCCATCATATAATCTATTGGATATCAAATGAGTGGTAAATTATTCTGTGGTGTATTTTGCTCATTGATATCAATATTCTTAATATGTTCTACAAATATACATAATCACATATCAGTATTTTTACCAATAATGAATGTGCATCATTTGTATCACTATTTTTATTGCCTTGATGCATATCTGCATAATCACGTATTTTGCTCACTAATAGCAATATTCTTACTATGCTCTAGCATGTATACGTGCTCATATGTAAGCACACATGCATGTACCTATAAACATACATATGTACAGATaaatcatatatacatatacatatataaatatattgatgtatgtatgtatgtatgtacacatgtacacacacacacacacacacacacacacacgtatatatataatatttgtgtgtgtgtgtgtgaatttAGCTTCATACATCCATACAGACATACAAACACACAGGTGGGCAGATAACATTGCACTAAGATGGTAGTCAAAAGAGCTTAAAGAAGCCACATATCCAGTTAAACTTAGCAATGTCAAAAAGATAACATTATTtgtccataaaaaaaaaattcagcacaTACCTTCCAAAATTTGAACAATAGTGTTACATAGGTAAATATGAATGTTGCCTCTTCCAATGAGCAGGCTATCGGGTGCATAAACCAAGTATCGGATACAGCTAACCGCGTTCTGTGATAACTGTGTAAAGCAAGGTCATACCATAACTCTGATTAGAGAAAGGACCATCTTTTATTCAGACTAGATAGAAAGAGGAAAACTACCAAAAATTTAAGTTAATAGTCTAAATGCAATGTTCCTTCAATTTTCATGTATTACTCAACAATGCAGATGATATCCTGAGAAACCATAGTACTCAGAAAAAAGTTGAGCATGACCTATTAACCTTGAATAATGGATTAATAGTGTTGTTCTAAGATAAATGATCCACTACCTTCTCCCACATGAACTCTGGCATTGCTATAAATATAGTCAATATAGTACACCCAGGTCGAATATAACCCTCCAACTCAACAGGCATACTTGACAACCACTTAAAGACCTGTATTCGGaacaaataattattaaattagcCTCTGGGATCTTGAAGAGAAAATCCATAATGAACAATGAAGTGACAAGTTTTTATACATACTTGATGCCGAAGTTGTCTTGGAAACTCTGCAGGATTCCAGTCATAAAGCTTGAATGATATTCGACCTGTAGGACACTACAAACAAGTAGTCCCTCATGTGGTATATGTAATAAACATAGTTCAAATACATGAATGGAAATGAAAGCTTCTTAAAACAGAACATTGCAGTAAAGATGAACTCAATTCCAGGAATGACAAAGTTCATGAACATACCACGGATGAATAAGCACTCTTACTGTTGCAAAGAGTAGAAGAAATTGGAGACTTGGAGTTATCAGCTTTCTCTTCGTTCTGAGtttcatcagatgcagcaaagggcaAAAAACCACTGCCATAATTAGTTTGTTGGTCATATCCATCATCTGATTCGAAAGGAACATTTCTTTCAATTAGTTTGTCGGTCACAACTTTCTCATCGGTCTGGCATGCAAGTCCATTTAACATCTCTGTACAACAAAGAAGCAGAAGTAGATAAGGTGTCTGTGCCAAATGTTGTGCAAAATCAAAGCCGATTATATGGTCACAAGATTATCTCAACCATAGGTTCGCTAAATATATAGACTCTTttggtattaaaaaattaaataaactttTCCCCTCTAGATGAGCCAGTGAACTTCTTGTTGAACACCGGAATATACTGATATGAAGCTATCCCTATCACAAACTAAACTAATTTCGAATTGCATCTAGAATTTGGTTATATTGCTATCTAGATGAGCAATATGAATGGGAAGGTATTCAGATTCCACTATTCACACCTGTCCCACATTCAGTAGGTTGTAGGCCTTTTTGATGTTCTTTGTCTTGTTCAGTCATGGATATGCTATCAGCATGTCTTCTCCGCCTTCTTTTATTGTGATGCTCTAATTTTCTTCTACAGCTACGTTTACCCTCATCAAAATCGGACAACATGTGAAATCTGTAAAAGCAACAAAATTCCTTTGCACGTTATTGATCATCGAGAGGTCAGTATTCCATAGAACTCGGGttagaaatagaaagaggaacGAAACGAACAAAGATTCGAGGAAAGCTTACTTGCCACATTGTTGGCAATACCGCTTGCTCTCACCATCGAGAACCACGGACGAAGCACAAGCACAGCGGAGACAGACCCGGTGACGCCGATGGTAACCCTTAAGCTCCCCGATATCGGCTTCGCACCTCGGCACCTGACACCGGCAGGCGGCCACCGGCGCCGCCCGTGCTTTCCTCGCTCGCTTCCTCTCGCTGCCAGCCGCACCCGTCGTCCCAGCGTCTTCTTTCTCCGCCGGACACGAGCAAGGGGTCCGTCCGGCCACAAAGTTGGAGCAGACGAACCTCGGATCTCGCTTGCGGGCCAGGGCGGAGCCCTCTCCGGCGAGCGCGCTCGGCGGGCGGACGAGGGGCAGCGTGGCGGTATGCGGCGGAAGAGGAGGCATCGGGGGGTCCGACGCACCCATCGTCCAAGGAGGGAAGAGACTGCTGTCTTCGTCGTGGTCGACGGCGAAGTCAAGAAGCCCTCCCCACTCGAAGGCGGCCGCAATGGACTCCGCGCCGGAGACCGTCTCCTGGTCTTCCATCTGCAAGAACCCTAACTCTGtaataataagaagaagaagaagcccg belongs to Musa acuminata AAA Group cultivar baxijiao chromosome BXJ3-5, Cavendish_Baxijiao_AAA, whole genome shotgun sequence and includes:
- the LOC135580833 gene encoding squamosa promoter-binding-like protein 9 isoform X2 is translated as MEDQETVSGAESIAAAFEWGGLLDFAVDHDEDSSLFPPWTMGASDPPMPPLPPHTATLPLVRPPSALAGEGSALARKRDPRFVCSNFVAGRTPCSCPAEKEDAGTTGAAGSERKRARKARAAPVAACRCQVPRCEADIGELKGYHRRHRVCLRCACASSVVLDGESKRYCQQCGKFHMLSDFDEGKRSCRRKLEHHNKRRRRRHADSISMTEQDKEHQKGLQPTECGTEMLNGLACQTDEKVVTDKLIERNVPFESDDGYDQQTNYGSGFLPFAASDETQNEEKADNSKSPISSTLCNSKSAYSSVCPTGRISFKLYDWNPAEFPRQLRHQVFKWLSSMPVELEGYIRPGCTILTIFIAMPEFMWEKLSQNAVSCIRYLVYAPDSLLIGRGNIHIYLCNTIVQILEDQTSLMSTRMEVQVPRLHYVYPTFFEAGQPVEFIACGSNINQPKFRFFVSFAGKYLGLYQEEITPCKVNDMDSLCHCEHQMFRINIPQTDSDIFGPAFIEDDRC
- the LOC135580833 gene encoding squamosa promoter-binding-like protein 9 isoform X1, which codes for MEDQETVSGAESIAAAFEWGGLLDFAVDHDEDSSLFPPWTMGASDPPMPPLPPHTATLPLVRPPSALAGEGSALARKRDPRFVCSNFVAGRTPCSCPAEKEDAGTTGAAGSERKRARKARAAPVAACRCQVPRCEADIGELKGYHRRHRVCLRCACASSVVLDGESKRYCQQCGKFHMLSDFDEGKRSCRRKLEHHNKRRRRRHADSISMTEQDKEHQKGLQPTECGTEMLNGLACQTDEKVVTDKLIERNVPFESDDGYDQQTNYGSGFLPFAASDETQNEEKADNSKSPISSTLCNSKSAYSSVCPTGRISFKLYDWNPAEFPRQLRHQVFKWLSSMPVELEGYIRPGCTILTIFIAMPEFMWEKLSQNAVSCIRYLVYAPDSLLIGRGNIHIYLCNTIVQILEDQTSLMSTRMEVQVPRLHYVYPTFFEAGQPVEFIACGSNINQPKFRFFVSFAGKYLGLYQEEITPCKVNDMDSLCHCEHQMFRINIPQTDSDIFGPAFIEVENKLGISNFVPILFGNKLICSEFEKIYRKICDDCCLDDIYRTTDVDATSRSCKSFVSKQTGISALLLDFAWVLRNPVLEKREELLSSTNIWRLMRLSKFLLQMESFNLLEVVLHYLDGINLPSLKCNANDTWDDDWCLFLNYMNQAREILSQRRIYHMRLELGSENSSCRSDFSQSYRDSDRKNNVLYGNQDTGRRNKDGDQEEEEEEEEEEEEEHDASPVLMSERGQIPNCHPKEGRLRGTSLTGKTAMHVAVLVAVSAVVCFSACLALFHLNKVEDIALFLKRRLFDKQQP